In the genome of Monodelphis domestica isolate mMonDom1 chromosome 2, mMonDom1.pri, whole genome shotgun sequence, one region contains:
- the GPR6 gene encoding G-protein coupled receptor 6, whose product MNVSAISLNDTRSVDATTVAAEGAATAAASDPTRWLPPGSAALGSGTNGSLELSSQLPAGSPGLLLSAINPWDVMLCVSGTVIAGENALVVAIISSTPALRTPMFVLVGSLATADLLAGCGLILNFVFQYVIPSETVSLLTVGFLVSSFTASVSSLLAITVDRYLSLYNALTYYSERTLLCVHLMLAVTWGVSLCLGLLPVLGWNCLADRASCSVVRPLTRSHVALLSTSFFVVFAIMLHLYARICKVVCRHAHQIALQQHFLAPPHYVATRKGVSTLAIVLGTFGASWLPFAIYCVVGSHEYPSVYTYATLLPATYNSMINPIIYAYRNQEIQRSMWLLFCGCFQSKVHFRSRSPSDV is encoded by the coding sequence ATGAACGTGAGTGCCATCTCCCTAAATGACACCCGGTCGGTGGATGCAACAACGGTTGCTGCGGAAGGAGCAGCGACAGCTGCAGCATCTGACCCAACTCGCTGGTTGCCCCCCGGGAGCGCAGCGCTGGGCAGTGGCACTAATGGGTCCCTGGAGCTCTCATCGCAGTTGCCCGCGGGGTCACCTGGGCTACTCTTGTCGGCCATCAACCCTTGGGATGTGATGCTGTGCGTGTCTGGCACTGTGATCGCTGGCGAGAATGCACTGGTGGTAGCCATTATCTCCTCCACTCCAGCGCTGCGCACTCCGATGTTCGTGCTGGTGGGGAGCCTGGCCACCGCTGACCTGCTGGCGGGCTGTGGGCTCATTCTCAACTTCGTGTTTCAGTATGTGATTCCTTCTGAGACCGTTAGCCTGCTCACTGTGGGTTTCCTCGTGTCCTCCTTCACTGCCTCAGTCAGCAGCCTATTGGCCATCACTGTAGACCGCTACCTGTCGCTCTATAACGCTCTCACTTACTACTCTGAGCGGACCCTCCTATGTGTCCATCTCATGCTGGCAGTGACCTGGGGGGTGTCACTGTGCCTGGGGCTCCTGCCGGTGCTTGGCTGGAACTGCCTGGCTGATCGTGCTTCCTGCAGTGTGGTCCGACCACTCACTCGCAGCCACGTGGCACTGCTGTCCACCTCCTTCTTCGTGGTCTTCGCCATCATGCTGCACCTTTACGCTCGCATCTGCAAGGTGGTTTGCCGCCACGCTCACCAGATCGCTCTGCAGCAGCATTTCCTGGCCCCTCCTCATTACGTAGCCACCAGAAAGGGAGTCAGCACTCTGGCCATAGTCCTTGGGACTTTTGGAGCCAGCTGGCTTCCTTTTGCCATCTACTGCGTGGTGGGCAGTCATGAATACCCTTCCGTGTACACTTATGCCACCTTGCTCCCTGCCACCTACAACTCCATGATTAATCCCATCATCTATGCCTACAGGAACCAGGAGATCCAGAGGTCCATGTGGCTCCTGTTCTGTGGTTGTTTCCAGTCCAAAGTGCACTTCCGCTCTAGGTCCCCCAGTGACGTGTGA